Proteins encoded in a region of the Panicum hallii strain FIL2 chromosome 3, PHallii_v3.1, whole genome shotgun sequence genome:
- the LOC112885926 gene encoding protein SCARECROW-like produces the protein MGSSSLLLFPSSSSAAPPTASPHPAYSHATSSHSLLPPLPSSQDHLLLQYLHHLDQHQESAAMVRKRPAPDMDLPPPRRHVTGDLSDVTAAAGGGQPHQSAASAQLPALPTQLQLPAFQQQQHHGHAEVDVPHAPPPAAAEVAASTTAWVDGIIRDIIGSSGGAGVSITQLIHNVREIIHPCNPGLASLLELRLRSLLNADPALPPLPHPAALLHNTPPAAAPTVPALPPPPLPDKRRHEPQPCQQEEPNPSPQSPKPPTAEETAAAAAAAAAAAAAAKERKEEQRRKQRDEEGLHLLTLLLQCAESVNADNLDDAHQTLLEIAELATPFGTSTQRVAAYFAEAMSARLVSSCLGLYAPLPPASPAAARLHGRVAAAFQVFNGISPFVKFSHFTANQAIQEAFEREERVHIIDLDIMQGLQWPGLFHILASRPGGPPRVRLTGLGASMEALEATGKRLSDFADTLGLPFEFYAVAEKAGNVDPEKLGVTRREAVAVHWLHHSLYDVTGSDSNTLWLIQRLAPKVVTMVEQDLSHSGSFLARFVEAIHYYSALFDSLDASYGEDSPERHVVEQQLLSREIRNVLAVGGPARTGDVKFGSWREKLAQSGFRSASLAGSAAAQASLLLGMFPSDGYTLVEENGALKLGWKDLCLLTASAWRPIQTPCR, from the exons ATGggctcctcctccctcctcctcttcccctcgtcctcctccgccgcgccaCCCACGGCCTCCCCTCACCCTGCTTATTCTCATGCCACCTCCTCCCACTCCTTATTGCCGCCGCTCCCCTCCTCCCaagaccacctcctcctccagtACCTCCACCACCTAGACCAGCACCAAGAATCCGCCGCCATGGTCCGCAAGCGCCCGGCGCCCGACATGgacctcccgccgccgcgccgccacgtCACGGGTGACCTCTCCGACgtcaccgccgccgctggcggTGGGCAGCCGCATCAGTCGGCCGCTAGCGCGCAGCTGCCCGCGCTGCCCACCCAGCTCCAGCTCCCCGCgttccagcagcagcagcaccacggGCACGCGGAGGTGGACGTCCCCCACGCGCCCCCGCCTGCGGCGGCCGAGGTGGCGGCGTCCACCACGGCGTGGGTGGACGGCATCATCCGCGACATCAtcggcagcagcggcggcgccggggtctCCATCACGCAGCTCATCCACAACGTCCGCGAGATCATCCACCCCTGCAACCCCGGCCTAGCCTcgctcctcgagctccgcctccgcTCCCTCCTCAACGCCGACCCCGCCCTGCCGCCGCTCCCGCATCCTGCTGCTCTCCTGCACAacaccccgcccgccgccgccccaacAGTGCCCGCTCTCCCTCCTCCCCCGCTTCCAGACAAGCGCCGCCACGAGCCGCAGCCGTGCCAGCAGGAGGAGCCGAATCCGTCCCCGCAGTCGCCCAAGCCCCCGACGGCGGAggagaccgccgccgccgccgccgccgccgccgcggctgctGCAGCCGCGAAGGAGCGGAAGGAAGAGCAGCGGCGGAAGCAGCGCGACGAGGAGGGCCTCCACCTGCTGACGCTGCTGCTGCAGTGCGCCGAGTCGGTGAACGCGGACAACCTCGACGACGCGCACCAGACGCTGCTGGAGATCGCCGAGCTCGCCACGCCCTTCGGCACCTCCACGCAGCGCGTCGCCGCCTACTTCGCGGAGGCCATGTCCGCGCGCCTCGTCAGCTCCTGCCTCGGCCTGTACGCACCGCTGCCGCCGGCGTCCCCCGCCGCAGCGCGCCTGCAcggccgcgtcgccgccgcgtTCCAGGTGTTCAACGGCATCAGCCCTTTCGTCAAGTTCTCgcacttcacggcgaaccaggcCATCCAGGAGGCGTTCGAGCGGGAGGAGCGCGTCCACATCATCGACCTCGACATCATGCAGGGGCTCCAGTGGCCGGGCCTCTTCCACATCCTCGCCTCCCGCCCCGGCGGCCCGCCCAGGGTCAGGCTCACCGGGCTCGGCGCGTCCATGGAGGCGCTCGAGGCCACGGGGAAGCGCCTCTCCGACTTCGCCGACACGCTGGGCCTGCCATTCGAGTTCTACGCCGTGGCGGAGAAGGCCGGCAATGTTGACCCGGAGAAGCTGGGCGTCACGCGGCGCGAGGCCGTCGCCGTCCACTGGCTACACCACTCGCTCTACGACGTCACCGGCTCCGACTCCAACACGCTCTGGCTCATCCAAAG GCTGGCCCCCAAGGTGGTGACAATGGTGGAGCAGGACCTCAGCCACTCAGGCTCCTTCCTGGCGCGCTTCGTGGAGGCCATCCACTACTACTCGGCGCTGTTCGACTCGCTGGACGCGAGCTACGGCGAGGACAGCCCGGAGCGGCACGTCGTGGAGCAGCAGCTCCTATCGAGGGAGATCCGCAACGTGCTCGCCGTGGGCGGGCCGGCGCGCACCGGCGACGTCAAGTTCGGGAGCTGGCGCGAGAAGCTCGCGCAGTCGGGGTTCCGCTCGGCATCGCTCGCCGGCAgcgcggcggcgcaggcgtCGCTGCTGCTTGGCATGTTCCCCTCCGACGGGTACACGCTCGTCGAAGAGAATGGTGCTCTGAAGCTCGGGTGGAAGGATCTTTGCCTGCTCACTGCATCTGCTTGGCGCCCAATTCAGACCCCATGCCGTTAA